One Fuerstiella marisgermanici DNA window includes the following coding sequences:
- a CDS encoding efflux RND transporter periplasmic adaptor subunit — protein MIWLRRMFVFLIAAGVVAALVFAMQPKPVLVDVATIARGPLVVTISDDGRTRIRERYVVSAPLSGRLVRIGLDPGDEVVARQTHLTTIEPTDPTLLDPRAIALAQARVKAAEARVSQARPRLASALETLNLEEAEMGRLQQLAKKNAVSEQELNRQTVAFRKAQNDYSAARFEVEIAEFELAQAKAALLRTDSSDDNSEIAEWSFPITSPISGRVLRVFQESATIVKPGDRIMELGDPADLEVEVDVLSTDAVKIPPGARVMLNEWGGDKSLEARVRLVEPSAFTKVSALGIEEQRVNVIIDFVDPPETRTVLGDGFRVEADIVRWEADDVLTVPTGALFREGGQWSVFVISSDNITELQPLELGHRNDDAAEVLNGLTEGDSVVLYPGDRVSIGTLVGRRD, from the coding sequence ATGATCTGGCTACGACGAATGTTTGTCTTTCTGATCGCCGCTGGCGTCGTTGCTGCGTTGGTCTTTGCCATGCAGCCCAAGCCAGTGCTGGTCGATGTCGCCACAATCGCACGCGGGCCGCTGGTGGTGACGATTAGTGACGATGGCCGCACCCGCATTCGCGAACGCTATGTTGTGTCGGCTCCGCTTAGCGGTCGGCTGGTGCGAATTGGACTCGATCCCGGCGACGAAGTTGTTGCCAGACAGACGCATCTAACCACAATCGAACCGACAGACCCCACGTTACTGGATCCGCGCGCCATCGCGCTCGCTCAGGCACGGGTGAAGGCGGCTGAAGCGCGAGTCAGCCAGGCCCGACCGCGACTCGCATCGGCGCTGGAAACGCTAAATCTGGAAGAAGCGGAAATGGGGCGGCTGCAGCAGCTCGCGAAAAAAAACGCCGTTTCCGAACAGGAACTTAATCGCCAGACGGTTGCATTCCGCAAGGCTCAAAACGATTACAGCGCGGCTCGCTTTGAAGTGGAGATAGCCGAATTCGAACTCGCACAGGCCAAAGCAGCTTTGCTGAGAACGGACAGTAGTGACGACAACTCCGAAATTGCGGAGTGGAGCTTTCCGATCACGTCGCCAATTTCCGGTCGAGTGCTCCGCGTCTTCCAGGAGAGCGCCACGATTGTGAAACCGGGCGACCGTATCATGGAACTCGGCGACCCCGCCGATCTGGAAGTGGAGGTCGACGTGCTATCCACCGATGCCGTGAAAATTCCGCCCGGTGCTCGAGTCATGCTGAACGAATGGGGCGGCGACAAATCTCTGGAAGCTCGGGTGCGTCTGGTTGAGCCTTCCGCGTTTACGAAAGTGAGTGCTCTGGGAATTGAAGAGCAGCGAGTCAACGTGATCATCGATTTTGTCGATCCGCCGGAAACTCGTACCGTGCTGGGAGACGGCTTTCGAGTGGAGGCGGACATCGTGCGGTGGGAAGCCGATGATGTGCTGACTGTGCCGACCGGTGCGTTGTTTCGCGAAGGAGGCCAGTGGTCTGTCTTTGTTATCAGCTCAGACAACATTACCGAACTGCAACCCCTGGAACTCGGCCACCGCAATGATGACGCTGCGGAAGTGCTGAACGGATTGACCGAAGGCGACAGCGTTGTGCTGTATCCCGGCGACCGAGTGAGTATCGGAACACTGGTGGGGCGACGGGACTAA
- a CDS encoding leucine-rich repeat domain-containing protein: MSSELEFVVEPVEDHQWESVLERANAEFWSAFVVTNNSDAAELLASHLSANRVLVGDMPGKFISQLPRELVALALHGQSLHSLPADFGDLQQLERLDLIGIQLSALPPDFGNLQKLKHLDLDGNQLSSLPAGFGKLQQLEDLDLGGNDLSSLPPDFGNLQQLQALLLNGNQLSSLPPGFGDLQKLQTLFLNGNQLSSLPPDFGKLQKLEDLDLDGNQLSSLPAGFGNLQKLKHLDLDGNQLSSLPPDFGNLQELQNLNLNGNQLSALPTDFGNLQKLELLGLKGNQLSALPTDFGNLQQLQTLYLDGNRLSALPPDFGNLQKLELLGLKGNQLPDSWTEAYEQGLKPFFAFLGSLSPDGTANRLFETKLMMVGEGRVGKSCLVEALDKGKASHKQTTHGIQVTRLSVPHPGAGQDDIPPEQDITVNFWDFGGQDVYRVTHQFFFSDRSLYIVVWNPLLGVEYANVAYWIELIQRRVGNDVRVLVVASHSEAGRVPRIDELGLQKKFPDVIAGFFEVDSICGAGIDDLRAAISREAADLSHMGDPFPPSWSKVRDDLYSSANKDTPFINWSQFQERCRHHEVPLNADKPLAVLLDRLGHIIYFADDAGLKDLVVLNAEYLSKAIGLVLEHPGTNERSGILHHEDLPHIWNDPARVERDRYEDERLYPYFLRLMEKFDVTYRINDDTGQYSLVGQLVPVDRPAVGEGPDDHPDSARSLPWDHDDDERASCKRVQLVIRLDDDPPGLMPWLIVRHHRYNERRIHWQKGIFLHSSDYGDALLEMQDRDVVITVQAQYPPTLRSIVRASVEELLKSWDGLKGRWTVRVPCQTVLEGGNRCPGTLPLTRLQERMARGEFAYPCEKCDCDQNISQLINGFPSPDPGVRVAVASQKLDEMQEQITAGFSAAKIDRHAIAKETLHELRSVVAESTRLVLKAFENKQVPCPRLFTLLPAELERREKVNPIKLFKSGTSDRYRLTLWCEMPGEEHACSPVGAAGAKSDPSKGEYLFDVPLKWVAGVAGYVSLIGKTIGVVAPIAKNVSNLAAGSDEDLKRLLKQIDVMKSLADMCKNVTVDSLRLVRGNGSNDFREIVESEQHRQFYHLLQDLDPTEIYGGLNWTLNKATGDWLWLCSRHQKVFNPDLPVIPKRKLKRIRTRKE; the protein is encoded by the coding sequence ATGAGTTCCGAATTAGAGTTCGTCGTTGAACCCGTTGAGGATCACCAGTGGGAATCCGTGCTGGAACGTGCGAATGCAGAATTCTGGTCGGCCTTTGTGGTGACAAACAACTCAGACGCGGCCGAACTGTTGGCGAGCCATCTGTCGGCTAATCGCGTGCTTGTGGGGGACATGCCTGGCAAATTCATCAGCCAGCTCCCGCGGGAACTCGTTGCGCTTGCCTTGCACGGGCAGTCGTTGCACTCGCTGCCCGCTGACTTCGGGGACCTCCAACAACTCGAACGCCTCGACCTCATTGGCATTCAGCTAAGCGCGCTGCCCCCTGACTTCGGCAACCTCCAAAAACTCAAACATCTCGACCTCGACGGCAATCAGCTAAGCTCGCTGCCCGCTGGCTTCGGCAAGCTCCAACAACTCGAAGATCTCGACCTCGGCGGCAATGACCTAAGCTCGCTGCCCCCTGACTTCGGCAACCTCCAACAACTCCAAGCTCTCCTCCTCAACGGCAATCAGCTAAGCTCGCTCCCCCCTGGCTTCGGCGACCTCCAAAAACTCCAAACTCTGTTCCTCAACGGCAATCAGCTAAGCTCGCTCCCCCCTGACTTCGGCAAGCTCCAAAAACTCGAAGATCTCGACCTCGACGGCAATCAGCTAAGCTCGCTGCCCGCTGGCTTCGGCAACCTCCAAAAACTCAAACATCTCGACCTCGACGGCAATCAGCTAAGCTCGCTCCCCCCTGACTTCGGCAACCTCCAAGAACTCCAAAATCTCAACCTCAACGGCAATCAGCTAAGCGCGCTGCCCACTGACTTCGGCAACCTCCAAAAACTCGAACTTCTCGGCCTCAAAGGCAATCAGCTAAGCGCGCTGCCCACTGACTTCGGCAACCTCCAACAACTCCAAACTCTCTACCTCGACGGCAATCGGCTAAGCGCGCTCCCCCCTGACTTCGGCAACCTCCAAAAACTCGAACTTCTCGGCCTCAAAGGCAATCAGCTACCTGATTCGTGGACGGAGGCGTACGAACAGGGACTTAAACCGTTCTTCGCCTTTTTGGGCAGTCTGAGCCCCGACGGCACAGCCAATCGACTGTTCGAGACCAAGCTGATGATGGTCGGCGAAGGGCGTGTGGGCAAATCGTGCCTTGTTGAAGCGCTGGACAAAGGCAAGGCTTCGCACAAGCAGACAACACACGGTATTCAGGTCACAAGATTGTCCGTGCCCCATCCAGGTGCGGGGCAGGACGATATTCCGCCAGAGCAGGACATTACTGTGAACTTCTGGGATTTCGGCGGGCAGGATGTCTATCGCGTCACGCATCAGTTTTTCTTCAGCGATCGATCTCTGTATATCGTTGTGTGGAACCCACTGCTGGGAGTGGAGTATGCCAACGTGGCGTACTGGATCGAACTGATTCAACGACGTGTAGGGAACGATGTCCGTGTACTGGTTGTGGCCTCACATTCCGAAGCGGGACGCGTGCCGCGAATTGACGAACTGGGGCTGCAGAAAAAGTTCCCGGACGTGATTGCCGGATTCTTCGAAGTTGACAGTATCTGTGGGGCCGGCATCGATGATCTACGAGCCGCCATCAGCCGGGAAGCCGCCGATCTTTCGCACATGGGCGATCCGTTTCCGCCATCGTGGAGCAAGGTTCGGGATGATCTGTACTCGTCCGCTAACAAAGACACACCTTTCATCAACTGGTCGCAATTTCAGGAGCGGTGTCGCCATCACGAAGTTCCGCTGAACGCAGACAAACCGCTGGCCGTTTTATTGGACCGGCTGGGGCATATCATTTACTTCGCCGATGACGCCGGATTGAAAGATCTGGTTGTCTTGAACGCGGAGTATCTTTCTAAGGCTATCGGACTCGTCCTGGAACACCCCGGCACGAACGAACGAAGCGGCATTCTGCATCACGAAGATTTGCCGCACATCTGGAATGATCCTGCCCGCGTTGAACGGGACCGCTACGAAGATGAGAGGCTTTATCCGTACTTTCTGCGGCTGATGGAAAAGTTTGATGTCACTTATCGCATCAATGACGACACGGGCCAGTACAGCCTGGTCGGGCAGCTTGTGCCCGTGGACCGGCCTGCTGTTGGCGAAGGGCCGGACGATCACCCGGATTCGGCCCGTAGTTTGCCGTGGGACCACGACGACGATGAACGCGCGAGCTGCAAACGCGTTCAACTGGTCATCCGGTTGGACGACGATCCGCCAGGGCTGATGCCGTGGTTAATCGTTCGCCATCATCGTTATAACGAACGTCGAATTCACTGGCAAAAAGGCATCTTCCTGCATTCGTCCGACTACGGAGATGCACTGCTGGAAATGCAGGATCGCGATGTCGTCATCACGGTTCAGGCTCAGTACCCGCCGACTTTGCGGTCAATTGTGCGAGCCTCCGTGGAGGAACTCCTCAAGAGTTGGGATGGATTGAAAGGCCGTTGGACAGTTCGTGTGCCCTGCCAGACGGTTCTAGAAGGCGGCAACCGATGTCCGGGAACGCTGCCGTTGACTCGGCTGCAGGAACGAATGGCCCGAGGAGAATTCGCGTATCCCTGCGAAAAGTGTGACTGTGATCAGAATATCTCACAGCTTATCAACGGCTTCCCCAGCCCGGACCCTGGAGTTCGCGTCGCGGTGGCGTCTCAAAAACTGGACGAAATGCAGGAACAGATTACAGCGGGTTTCTCAGCGGCAAAGATTGATCGGCATGCCATCGCTAAGGAAACGCTGCATGAATTGAGGTCCGTTGTTGCCGAATCAACACGGTTGGTGTTGAAGGCATTCGAGAACAAGCAAGTTCCCTGCCCGCGACTGTTCACACTGTTGCCTGCGGAGCTTGAACGCCGGGAGAAGGTTAACCCGATAAAATTGTTCAAGAGCGGTACGTCGGATCGGTATCGGCTGACACTTTGGTGCGAAATGCCGGGTGAAGAGCACGCCTGCTCTCCCGTTGGGGCCGCAGGTGCAAAGTCCGATCCGTCCAAAGGCGAGTATCTGTTTGATGTCCCGTTAAAATGGGTAGCAGGTGTCGCTGGGTATGTGTCACTGATTGGCAAGACGATTGGCGTGGTTGCACCAATCGCTAAAAATGTCTCTAACCTGGCTGCAGGGTCCGATGAGGATCTAAAGCGGCTGCTTAAACAGATTGACGTCATGAAGTCGTTGGCAGATATGTGCAAGAACGTAACAGTGGACAGCCTGAGGTTGGTGCGGGGAAACGGGTCAAACGACTTTCGGGAGATCGTTGAGAGCGAACAACACCGCCAATTCTACCATTTGCTGCAGGACTTAGATCCGACAGAAATTTATGGCGGCCTCAATTGGACGCTGAACAAGGCGACGGGCGATTGGCTCTGGCTGTGTTCCCGTCACCAAAAGGTATTCAACCCTGACCTGCCCGTGATCCCCAAACGCAAGCTTAAGCGGATTAGAACTCGCAAGGAGTAA
- a CDS encoding transposase — protein MSLPIELLTEAFCKRTSASLLVVEATYKFLNRWFEHVPPKGQRMIRRSGLYANCNAGQRKRVCEQLSAEDGRAASKQAASGIKSLDPQRCPRCNTDVVTQLVYRPLPRVFTRHQPRVVHARAP, from the coding sequence ATGAGCCTCCCCATTGAACTGTTGACAGAAGCATTTTGCAAACGAACTTCTGCGAGTCTGTTGGTCGTCGAAGCGACGTATAAATTTCTGAACCGCTGGTTTGAACACGTGCCGCCGAAGGGTCAGCGGATGATTCGCCGCAGCGGCCTGTATGCCAATTGCAATGCGGGTCAGCGAAAGCGTGTGTGCGAACAGTTGTCTGCCGAAGACGGCCGTGCCGCGTCGAAACAGGCTGCCTCAGGGATCAAAAGCCTTGACCCTCAGCGTTGTCCACGGTGTAATACCGACGTGGTGACGCAACTGGTTTATCGTCCGTTGCCTCGTGTTTTCACAAGGCATCAGCCACGCGTCGTCCACGCTCGAGCACCGTAA
- a CDS encoding ABC transporter ATP-binding protein, producing the protein MCKTATPSIPIFSAHDVTKVYEMGEVKVHALRGATLELFRGELVVLLGPSGSGKSTLLNILGGLDTPTSGHVMFQDEDLTAGSDTQLTRFRREHVGFVFQFYNLIPSLTARENVALVTEIADDPLTPEEALRMVELGERLDHFPSQMSGGEQQRVAIARAIAKRPEVLLCDEPTGALDAKTGVIVLEVLERINREMGTTTAVITHNAMIAEMADRVISVSDGRISEVRVNETKRSATEIVW; encoded by the coding sequence ATGTGCAAAACAGCCACGCCCTCGATCCCCATTTTTTCCGCGCATGACGTGACGAAGGTCTACGAAATGGGCGAAGTGAAAGTTCATGCGCTGCGCGGGGCGACTCTGGAATTGTTTCGTGGCGAACTGGTGGTGCTGCTGGGACCGTCGGGAAGCGGTAAGTCGACCTTGTTGAACATTCTCGGCGGTCTGGACACGCCGACGTCCGGGCACGTGATGTTTCAGGACGAAGATCTGACGGCGGGCAGCGATACTCAGCTGACGCGATTTCGTCGAGAGCACGTGGGCTTTGTGTTTCAGTTTTATAACCTGATTCCCAGTCTGACGGCCCGCGAAAATGTCGCCCTCGTGACGGAAATCGCCGACGATCCGCTGACACCGGAAGAAGCTTTGCGGATGGTGGAACTTGGCGAACGGCTGGATCATTTTCCGTCGCAAATGTCCGGTGGAGAACAACAGCGAGTCGCGATTGCTCGAGCGATCGCCAAACGTCCCGAAGTTCTGCTCTGCGATGAACCGACCGGAGCCCTCGATGCAAAAACCGGAGTCATCGTGCTGGAAGTGCTGGAACGCATCAACCGTGAAATGGGAACCACGACGGCCGTGATTACGCACAACGCGATGATTGCGGAAATGGCGGACCGCGTGATCAGTGTTTCGGACGGCAGGATTTCGGAAGTCCGAGTGAACGAAACAAAGAGGTCGGCGACGGAGATTGTGTGGTGA
- a CDS encoding FtsX-like permease family protein, translating to MKAINRKLVRNVLDMKGQAIAIALVIASGVAMSVMSLSTLKTLDGTRAAYYERYRFAQVFAGFKRGPRTLESRVQHIPGVARADLRIVQNVNLIVPGLPEPAVGKLISIPDHGTPKLNQLYLRRGRLPEPGRLEVLVGESFANEHSFQPGDSVEAILNGRLRELTMVGIVLSPEYIVEMDPGDMLPDFKRFGLFWVPETEMEAAFDMEGAANDLSLTLMRGASEDDVIRRLDNLLDDWGGVGSYGRDEHMSHRFITDELAGLEAMGLVTPIIFMAVAAFLLNMVMTRVIAMQREQIAALKAFGYYNLEVGWHYCKMVTLIVVAGVVAGTLFGVWMGHGMAALYAAFFKFPIFYFQFDLQTAVITAVLSVAAALVGTLNSLRAASQLPPAEAMRPAPPGKFSKTIIERMGLQRLLSPAWRMIIRQLHRQPLKAVFSVLGISAAVGILVLGNFMNDAMDFLIDFQFRQVQRQDLQVSLFEPTGIDVVNDFQHITGVRQVEAFRGLAVRLRNGARSHRTAIQGMGKTRQLYRVVNQNGVDQDLSRDGLVVSDALARKLNSRVGDSVVVEVLEGERPVTSARIVGTIDDLSGLNAFASRDFVNRITREGPRITGAWMTVDAEHLDDVYASLKETPYVVGVNSKEATIDSFTSTVADSQLQMQSFVIGFAIVIAAGVVYNTARITLSERDRELATMRVLGFTHAEVSVVLLGELALLTLAAIPVGLAFGYAMVWLTTTSLATDLFRIPLVISTGTFAQAAIIVLLAAFASGWMVRRRLYHLDLFAVLKGKE from the coding sequence TTGAAGGCCATCAATCGCAAACTTGTTCGCAACGTACTGGACATGAAGGGCCAGGCGATAGCGATTGCGCTGGTGATTGCGTCCGGCGTCGCGATGTCTGTGATGTCTCTTAGCACGCTGAAAACACTGGATGGAACTCGAGCCGCCTACTACGAACGCTACCGGTTTGCTCAGGTCTTTGCCGGATTCAAACGTGGGCCGCGTACGCTCGAATCGCGAGTGCAGCATATTCCTGGTGTCGCCCGAGCTGATTTAAGGATCGTTCAAAACGTCAACCTGATCGTGCCGGGGTTGCCTGAACCAGCGGTGGGTAAACTGATCTCCATACCGGATCACGGCACGCCGAAACTTAATCAGTTGTATCTGCGGCGCGGTCGACTTCCGGAACCGGGGCGGCTGGAGGTTCTGGTTGGAGAATCGTTCGCCAATGAACACAGTTTTCAGCCGGGGGACTCTGTCGAAGCGATTCTGAACGGACGGTTGCGCGAGCTGACGATGGTTGGAATTGTGTTGTCGCCCGAATATATCGTCGAGATGGATCCCGGCGATATGCTGCCCGACTTCAAACGCTTCGGCCTGTTCTGGGTGCCGGAAACTGAAATGGAAGCGGCCTTCGACATGGAAGGAGCAGCCAATGATCTGTCGCTGACTTTAATGCGCGGCGCCAGCGAAGACGACGTGATTCGACGGCTGGACAATCTTCTCGATGACTGGGGCGGCGTCGGTAGTTACGGTCGCGATGAACACATGTCGCATCGCTTCATCACCGACGAACTGGCGGGATTGGAAGCAATGGGGCTGGTGACTCCGATCATTTTTATGGCGGTGGCAGCGTTCCTGCTGAACATGGTGATGACGCGCGTTATCGCAATGCAGCGAGAACAGATCGCTGCGCTGAAGGCGTTCGGATACTACAACCTGGAAGTTGGCTGGCACTACTGCAAAATGGTGACTCTGATTGTAGTTGCAGGCGTGGTCGCCGGAACGCTGTTTGGCGTCTGGATGGGGCACGGGATGGCGGCGTTATATGCCGCGTTCTTCAAATTTCCGATCTTCTATTTCCAGTTTGATCTGCAGACCGCCGTGATCACGGCGGTGCTTAGCGTCGCAGCGGCGCTGGTGGGAACGTTGAATTCGCTACGAGCCGCCAGCCAGCTTCCGCCGGCAGAAGCCATGCGTCCTGCTCCACCAGGCAAGTTCAGCAAGACGATCATTGAACGAATGGGCCTGCAGCGTTTGTTGTCTCCCGCCTGGCGGATGATCATTCGCCAACTGCATCGACAGCCGTTGAAAGCCGTGTTCTCCGTGTTGGGTATTTCGGCTGCTGTCGGCATCCTGGTGCTGGGCAACTTTATGAACGACGCGATGGACTTTCTGATCGACTTTCAATTTCGCCAGGTGCAGCGTCAGGACCTGCAGGTCAGTTTGTTTGAACCGACTGGTATTGATGTCGTTAACGATTTTCAACACATCACCGGCGTCCGTCAGGTGGAAGCGTTCCGAGGACTCGCCGTGCGATTACGGAACGGTGCTCGTTCGCATCGCACGGCCATTCAAGGCATGGGAAAGACGCGCCAGTTGTACCGCGTGGTCAATCAAAACGGAGTCGATCAGGACCTGTCGCGGGACGGGCTGGTGGTGTCTGATGCGCTGGCCCGCAAGCTGAACTCGCGCGTCGGTGACAGTGTGGTGGTGGAAGTTCTGGAAGGCGAACGTCCGGTCACGTCGGCTCGCATCGTGGGCACCATCGACGATTTGTCGGGCTTGAATGCCTTCGCATCGCGAGATTTCGTGAATCGCATCACTCGCGAAGGACCACGTATCACAGGAGCGTGGATGACGGTCGACGCCGAACATCTGGATGACGTGTATGCATCTCTGAAGGAAACCCCGTACGTTGTTGGCGTCAATTCCAAGGAAGCGACGATCGACAGTTTTACCAGCACGGTGGCTGACAGTCAGCTGCAGATGCAGAGTTTCGTGATCGGTTTTGCGATCGTGATTGCCGCTGGAGTCGTCTACAACACGGCTCGGATTACGCTGTCCGAACGCGACAGGGAACTCGCCACCATGCGCGTGTTGGGGTTCACTCACGCCGAAGTTTCGGTCGTTCTATTGGGCGAATTGGCGCTGCTGACATTGGCGGCGATCCCGGTCGGTTTGGCGTTCGGTTATGCGATGGTTTGGCTGACGACGACCTCATTGGCGACCGACTTGTTTCGCATTCCGCTGGTGATTTCGACCGGGACGTTCGCTCAGGCGGCCATCATTGTGTTGCTGGCCGCTTTCGCTTCAGGCTGGATGGTCAGGCGGCGGTTGTATCACCTGGATTTGTTTGCGGTGTTGAAGGGGAAAGAATAG